In Reichenbachiella agarivorans, one genomic interval encodes:
- a CDS encoding Tex family protein: MSQQHIAIIASELNLANSKVAAVITLLDEGGTVPFISRYRKEMTGSMDEVQIGDVKDRIQQLRDLDKRREAILKSIEEQGKLTPELKKKIEAAATMAVLEDIYLPYKPKRKTKASIAKEKGLEPLAELIFKQGMDDPELAAEKYISEEKDVADVAQALQGARDIIAEWINENSEVRASLRKLFMEQGVVKSTVMKGKEEEGQKYKDYFEWDEPLKKIPSHRLLAMRRGEKEMILSLDICPEESLAIKSIENKVLNSQNACGQQVEIALKDAYKRLLKPSMETEARVESKKIADQEAIDVFSDNLRQLLLAPALGQKNVMAVDPGFRTGCKVVCLDSQGKLLEFEAIYPNQPQNKTRESGAVLKMLVERHNIEAIAIGNGTASRETEAFVRSLGLDSKIIIAMVNESGASIYSASEVARDEFPDQDVTVRGSVSIGRRMMDPLAELVKIDAKSIGVGQYQHDVDQTALKGSLDEVVGSCVNRVGVELNTASKQLLTYVSGLGPQLAENIIKHREANGPFQSREELKKVARMGDKAFEQAAGFLRIRNGQNVLDRSAVHPERYRLVEQMAKDLSSSVENLVSDPALRSKINPKAYITEEVGLPTLEDILSELDKPGRDPREKYEVFSFQEGVNEISDLKIGMKLPGIVTNITKFGAFVDIGVHQDGLVHVSHLSDNFVSDPSQVVKIQQQVQVTVTEINAAQKRISLSLKSDPFGKAPANRNEKKQAKQNEPEGDLQSKLAMLKGKFNG; this comes from the coding sequence ATGAGTCAACAACACATAGCAATCATCGCTTCGGAATTAAATCTTGCCAATAGTAAAGTGGCAGCTGTTATCACACTGTTGGACGAAGGAGGTACGGTTCCTTTTATCTCTCGATACCGAAAGGAAATGACAGGTAGCATGGATGAAGTGCAGATTGGAGATGTCAAGGATAGGATTCAGCAATTGCGCGATCTGGACAAAAGAAGAGAGGCGATCTTGAAATCTATCGAGGAGCAAGGCAAATTGACACCTGAGCTAAAGAAGAAAATAGAAGCAGCTGCTACCATGGCAGTGCTAGAGGATATTTACTTGCCATACAAGCCTAAGAGAAAAACCAAAGCATCCATTGCCAAAGAAAAAGGTTTGGAGCCATTGGCAGAATTGATTTTCAAGCAAGGAATGGATGATCCTGAGTTGGCTGCTGAGAAATACATCAGCGAAGAAAAGGATGTCGCAGATGTCGCACAGGCACTACAAGGCGCGCGAGACATTATTGCAGAGTGGATCAATGAAAATAGTGAGGTCAGAGCCTCGCTACGTAAGCTATTCATGGAGCAGGGTGTGGTCAAATCCACCGTGATGAAAGGCAAAGAAGAGGAAGGACAGAAATACAAAGATTACTTCGAATGGGATGAGCCACTCAAAAAAATCCCTTCGCACCGGCTGTTGGCCATGAGAAGAGGAGAGAAGGAAATGATCTTGTCTTTGGACATCTGTCCAGAGGAGTCATTGGCGATCAAATCCATCGAAAATAAAGTACTGAACAGTCAAAACGCTTGTGGTCAACAAGTCGAAATCGCTTTGAAGGATGCCTACAAGCGATTGTTGAAACCCTCAATGGAGACAGAGGCACGTGTGGAGTCAAAGAAAATAGCTGATCAGGAGGCAATTGATGTCTTCTCGGACAACCTGCGTCAGTTGTTGTTGGCACCTGCTTTGGGTCAAAAAAACGTCATGGCGGTAGATCCAGGCTTTAGGACTGGGTGCAAGGTCGTATGCTTGGATAGTCAAGGAAAGCTCTTGGAGTTTGAAGCCATCTATCCCAACCAGCCACAAAACAAAACCAGAGAGTCTGGGGCAGTATTGAAAATGCTCGTAGAGCGGCACAACATTGAAGCCATTGCTATTGGTAATGGCACGGCAAGTAGGGAGACAGAGGCTTTTGTTCGTTCATTGGGCTTGGACAGCAAGATCATCATCGCGATGGTCAATGAGAGTGGTGCTTCGATCTATTCTGCCTCTGAGGTAGCAAGAGACGAGTTTCCTGATCAGGACGTGACGGTAAGAGGATCGGTTTCAATCGGACGCAGAATGATGGATCCTTTGGCAGAACTGGTAAAGATCGATGCAAAATCTATCGGTGTAGGTCAGTACCAGCATGATGTCGATCAGACAGCTTTGAAAGGCTCACTGGACGAAGTAGTAGGTAGCTGTGTGAACCGTGTAGGTGTAGAGTTGAATACTGCCAGCAAACAACTGTTGACTTATGTTTCAGGGTTGGGGCCACAACTGGCAGAGAACATCATCAAACACAGAGAGGCGAATGGGCCATTTCAGAGCCGAGAAGAGCTCAAGAAAGTTGCCAGAATGGGGGATAAAGCATTTGAACAAGCAGCGGGATTTCTCCGTATTCGAAATGGTCAAAATGTACTGGATAGAAGTGCCGTTCACCCTGAGAGATATCGCTTGGTCGAACAAATGGCTAAAGACTTGTCAAGTTCTGTGGAGAACTTGGTGTCTGACCCTGCCTTGAGGTCTAAAATCAATCCTAAGGCATACATCACCGAAGAAGTAGGGCTGCCTACTTTGGAGGATATCTTGAGCGAATTGGACAAACCTGGCAGAGACCCTAGAGAGAAATATGAAGTGTTTTCTTTTCAAGAAGGAGTCAATGAGATCTCAGATTTGAAAATCGGGATGAAACTGCCTGGGATCGTAACCAACATCACTAAGTTTGGAGCATTTGTGGATATTGGCGTACACCAGGATGGGTTGGTACACGTGAGTCATTTGTCTGACAATTTTGTGAGTGATCCATCACAGGTTGTGAAGATCCAACAGCAAGTGCAAGTGACAGTCACAGAAATCAATGCAGCACAGAAAAGAATCTCTCTTTCACTCAAATCTGATCCTTTTGGCAAGGCACCAGCCAACCGAAATGAAAAGAAGCAAGCCAAGCAAAATGAACCGGAAGGAGATTTGCAATCAAAATTAGCCATGTTGAAAGGGAAATTTAATGGCTAA
- a CDS encoding TlpA family protein disulfide reductase — translation MKIKKEIREWGIMITLFGALYFTGYYKDVAGFLQRMILETRLLQPNIIDDENKVADYQFTLMDESGQQVDFSSFRGKTVFLNFWATWCPPCIAEMPDINALHDEVKGKNIDFVMISLDDDFNTAKAFKTKKNYTFPVYTLVSKRPDVFANQSIPTTFVIAPDGKIIAEKSGMAKYNTEDFRNFLITTSKNETLVY, via the coding sequence ATGAAAATCAAGAAGGAAATTAGAGAATGGGGCATCATGATTACCCTCTTCGGTGCACTCTATTTCACGGGCTACTACAAGGACGTGGCGGGCTTTTTACAGCGTATGATTCTGGAAACTCGTTTGCTTCAACCAAATATCATCGATGATGAAAACAAAGTGGCAGACTACCAATTCACCCTCATGGATGAAAGTGGTCAACAGGTGGATTTTAGCAGTTTTCGGGGCAAAACTGTATTCCTCAACTTTTGGGCGACATGGTGTCCTCCCTGTATCGCCGAGATGCCAGATATCAATGCTTTGCATGATGAGGTCAAGGGTAAAAACATCGACTTTGTGATGATCAGCCTGGACGATGATTTCAATACCGCCAAGGCATTCAAAACCAAGAAAAATTACACCTTCCCAGTTTACACATTGGTATCAAAAAGACCTGATGTATTTGCTAATCAGTCGATACCCACTACTTTCGTGATTGCTCCAGATGGTAAAATCATCGCTGAAAAAAGTGGGATGGCCAAATACAACACTGAGGACTTTAGAAATTTCCTCATTACAACATCCAAAAACGAGACACTAGTTTATTAG
- a CDS encoding T9SS type A sorting domain-containing protein — protein sequence MLRLLLVLVFVTQIASFEAHSHKVIVLNRNLKIDNFVWEQLAGRIDQTNLAFEITDHVHGLQLHWNEIPGVKEYVIEVKSASEKEFVSLELITSSVYQNKQLYYPLSTHNLNRSYRLKLIAEDGSFSHSPSVFVVGDHGKDFLVYPNPTKGNIHISSEEILSYQLQDIRGGTLVSGNPGSNLEAELILSAELHKAQAGIYFLKVTTVFGQKTVQIKKK from the coding sequence ATGTTGAGATTGTTGTTGGTATTGGTGTTTGTGACTCAGATAGCTTCGTTTGAAGCTCATTCTCATAAAGTTATTGTACTGAATCGGAATCTGAAGATAGATAATTTTGTTTGGGAGCAATTGGCAGGGCGAATTGATCAGACCAATTTGGCTTTTGAAATCACAGATCATGTGCATGGTCTGCAACTCCACTGGAATGAAATCCCAGGAGTCAAGGAATACGTAATCGAAGTAAAATCTGCGTCTGAGAAGGAATTTGTAAGTTTGGAATTGATAACGAGTAGTGTCTATCAAAACAAGCAGCTTTATTACCCTTTGTCAACCCACAATCTCAATAGAAGCTATCGCTTAAAGTTGATTGCTGAGGATGGCAGTTTTAGCCATAGCCCTTCCGTATTTGTGGTAGGCGATCACGGGAAAGATTTTCTCGTGTATCCCAATCCCACGAAAGGAAACATTCATATCTCAAGTGAAGAGATCTTGAGTTATCAATTACAAGACATCAGGGGCGGGACTTTGGTGTCTGGCAATCCTGGTTCCAACCTAGAAGCCGAACTGATTCTCTCAGCAGAACTACACAAAGCCCAAGCAGGTATTTATTTTTTGAAGGTCACGACTGTTTTCGGTCAAAAGACGGTTCAGATCAAAAAGAAATGA
- a CDS encoding T9SS type A sorting domain-containing protein produces MMHLSAACPNPDGSRRFTNQNNVLGDVCSYVGNHSVRWLYTFTINGDVTINGDFAVYGTLIINGNLTVTGELNIDATGELTVNTGASLDVGQNFNNGGWFIFNQPDTNNGSITVGGDFVNEEYGHMTIEGEGGLWIEGQMIAEEGSTLDIEDGGTVVANGGYVDDGGIVTYDGEEVNLNTEMAGSPLPVEFTYFKCLESDDEQMLVWETASEINNEGFEIQRKESSDDDFYTIGFVEGNGTSNTMQQYSYAIPVSHETVMYRLKQIDFDGGFEYSAVVQTGMRASNVYSVYPNPTNGQIYLNGGDVNAFELYNLSGKAVLSETVLDSHTLEQHVSLYLMSAQSGRYMLSLYTPSGMVTINLVKE; encoded by the coding sequence ATGATGCATCTCAGTGCAGCCTGTCCAAATCCAGATGGTTCTAGAAGATTTACGAATCAAAATAATGTTCTCGGAGATGTATGTAGTTACGTGGGTAATCATAGTGTAAGATGGTTGTACACATTCACTATCAATGGTGACGTAACGATTAATGGTGATTTTGCAGTGTATGGTACTTTGATAATTAATGGTAACCTTACTGTAACGGGAGAATTGAATATTGATGCTACGGGGGAACTGACCGTCAATACAGGTGCTTCACTGGATGTAGGGCAAAATTTTAACAATGGAGGGTGGTTTATTTTTAATCAACCAGATACGAATAATGGATCTATAACAGTTGGAGGTGATTTTGTCAATGAAGAATATGGGCACATGACCATAGAGGGTGAAGGCGGTTTATGGATAGAGGGTCAAATGATAGCAGAAGAGGGCTCTACACTGGACATTGAGGACGGAGGAACAGTGGTGGCCAATGGAGGATATGTGGACGATGGAGGTATTGTAACCTACGATGGTGAAGAGGTTAATTTGAATACAGAAATGGCAGGAAGCCCATTGCCTGTAGAGTTTACTTATTTCAAATGTCTAGAAAGTGATGATGAACAAATGCTGGTTTGGGAGACAGCTTCTGAAATCAACAATGAGGGTTTTGAAATCCAAAGGAAGGAGTCATCTGACGATGATTTTTATACCATAGGTTTTGTAGAGGGCAATGGTACAAGCAATACAATGCAGCAATATAGTTATGCAATACCAGTCAGCCATGAGACTGTTATGTATCGTTTGAAACAAATCGATTTTGATGGAGGGTTTGAGTACAGTGCAGTTGTGCAAACAGGAATGAGAGCGAGCAATGTCTACTCGGTGTATCCCAATCCAACTAATGGACAGATATATCTCAATGGTGGTGATGTCAATGCTTTCGAACTCTATAATTTGTCTGGAAAAGCAGTCCTCAGCGAAACAGTTTTGGATAGTCATACCCTAGAGCAACATGTGTCTCTCTATTTGATGTCAGCTCAGTCAGGTAGATACATGTTGTCCTTGTACACGCCAAGTGGTATGGTAACAATCAATCTAGTAAAGGAATAG
- a CDS encoding TetR/AcrR family transcriptional regulator: protein MTLTKAAKTTQYIIETVAPYFNKHGYTGTSLSDITKATGLTKGAIYGNFENKEDLAIQAFNYTVKTRLWPVIETINAQNTGLKKLKALTNFYRNYYDHVSEYGGCPVLNVGVDSLNHNNALYNRVVSVIQKMTQGIIDVIEQAQQEGSIKSNLDASSYAKKIYAQIQGSVFLAIISKSNENMQSMMDHIDQMIDQEMRI from the coding sequence ATGACATTGACCAAAGCCGCCAAAACAACCCAATACATCATAGAGACAGTAGCTCCCTACTTCAACAAGCACGGCTACACAGGCACGAGTCTATCAGATATCACCAAGGCTACTGGTCTGACAAAAGGCGCCATTTATGGCAATTTTGAAAACAAAGAGGACTTAGCTATCCAAGCATTTAACTATACGGTTAAGACTCGATTGTGGCCTGTCATCGAAACCATCAATGCTCAAAACACAGGTTTAAAAAAATTAAAAGCATTGACTAATTTCTATAGGAATTACTACGATCATGTATCAGAGTATGGTGGTTGCCCGGTACTCAATGTGGGTGTGGACTCCCTCAACCACAACAATGCCCTCTACAACCGAGTGGTCTCGGTCATTCAAAAAATGACTCAAGGCATTATAGATGTCATCGAACAGGCTCAGCAGGAAGGCAGCATCAAAAGCAACCTAGATGCTAGCTCCTACGCCAAGAAAATATATGCTCAAATACAAGGAAGTGTTTTCCTTGCCATCATCAGCAAATCCAATGAAAATATGCAATCCATGATGGATCACATTGATCAGATGATCGATCAAGAAATGAGAATCTAA